The DNA window CCCGGGCACTCGTTCACGATCCGGCCATGCTCCTCATGGACGAGCCGTTCGGCGCGCTGGACGCGATGACGCGCGAGCACATGAACCTCGAGCTGCAGCGGATCTGGCTGGAGAAGAAGAAGACGGTGTTCTTCATCACCCACTCGATCCCGGAAGCGGTGTTCCTGGCCGACCGCGTGCTCGTGATGACGCCGCGCCCCGGGCGCATCGTCGACGACTTGCGGATCAAGCTCGTCCGCCCGCGCTCCCTCGATGTCATGGCCACGCCCGAGTTCGGAGAGTACACGCGCCACATCCGCGCGCTCTTCAGCGTCAAGGGAGGGCTCGACGCGTGAGGAGCGGCCGGAACATCACCCTGAGCGTGCTCCTGTTCTGCGCGTCGATCGGGCTCTGGGAGGCGGTCGTCCGTGGCTTCGACATTCCCGCTTTCATCCTGCCGCCGCCGTCACAGGTGGCGATGGCGCTCTGGCGCGGATTCGCGAGCGGCCTCTACCTGCAGCATCTCGCCCACACGCTGCTGGAGACCATGCTGGGCTTCGTGGCCGGATCGGCGCTGGGGCTGATCCTGGGCACCCTCGTGGCCATGAGCCGCCCGGTGGAGTTCTTCCTCTATCCCTACATCGTGATGTTCCAGTCCCTCCCGAAGGTCGCCCTCGCCCCGCTGATCGTGGTGTGGTTCGGGCTCGGGCTCACCTCCAAGGTCATCAATGCGGCCTTGATCGCGTTCTTCCCGCTACTCGTCAACACCATGGTCGGCCTGCGCTCCGCCGACGAGGAGCGCGTGAGCCTGATGCGCTCGCTCGCGGCCAGCGAGCGGCAGATCTTCTGGATGCTGCGGCTGCCCAACGCCCTGCCCTTCGTCATGGCCGGGCTCGACGTGGCGATGATCTTCGCGCTGATCGGCGCGATCGTGGCCGAGTTCGTAGGGGCCCAGAAGGGG is part of the Candidatus Methylomirabilota bacterium genome and encodes:
- a CDS encoding ABC transporter permease, whose product is MRSGRNITLSVLLFCASIGLWEAVVRGFDIPAFILPPPSQVAMALWRGFASGLYLQHLAHTLLETMLGFVAGSALGLILGTLVAMSRPVEFFLYPYIVMFQSLPKVALAPLIVVWFGLGLTSKVINAALIAFFPLLVNTMVGLRSADEERVSLMRSLAASERQIFWMLRLPNALPFVMAGLDVAMIFALIGAIVAEFVGAQKGLGMLIQSMNFNMDVSGQFSILLILSVVGLILNRGVMMIRKRVLFWDPSEKERAEQERVSA